Within Spinacia oleracea cultivar Varoflay chromosome 4, BTI_SOV_V1, whole genome shotgun sequence, the genomic segment agaattgtagagctctaatccacgaggaaataggaaagaatacgtcccaggtaatttcagcgcccaggcctgggcgccgaagatttcggcgcccagagccaggcgttgaaaataggatctgggctgttttcttagtcagattcggattcctagaatccggagtgtttgagacttaatcgagtcttttagtgcgtattaaccttgtgacggaatgcatctgggcccgttacgaactctaggctcgttaggattttaattaatacgtgactcttattttcgaatcatattaggaataggattctctcataatctctatctcatttaggatttatgttggagtgcaacacctaattctgacaggtttctatcttttatgacttgccacttttaacaactacccattacggcagttactatttttagcaggtttccataaatagcaggtttcgtgtgaaatgaaaaggggtgatcgagattcgttattttataggagatgcgttgtcaagtggagatttatgctttgatcatcgaaccttccctttggggaatggggacaaaagtaggtgtctacagtaaggGGGGACTAACTGTGAGCTATAGTCTCCTTTTTACTAGATCGTGGAGTGGCCATTCAGTTTTCAACGATATTGAGGAAAACTAACAAAATCTGGTTATTGTGATACGAAGTCATAGTCAAAACCCATGCGAACGTATTTGACCACAcgaccttaggttcccttgtgatccttgaTGTGGAAATCTCTCCATGTACATCCTTAGAGTAGGGATTGAAGATTCAGGGGatatttactaatacggggagtgcccgaCATTAGCCCATACGGCGGTCCTTATTAGTTCAATGCAAAGAAGAAAGGACATGTGTTAGGCTACATTACAAATCTGAGATGATTTTGATGCACAAGTAATTAACTAAAAGTCGTCAAAATAGTGATTTAGGTTGATTAAAGGTGCTTAACAATACCGGTTTGCCCAAGAATTATCTTAATAGGCGTGAGTAATACAAAAGATTATGTGAACAGAGTTAAAATGGTGATGAAAGTAGTAAAAAAATGTATATTTGCAGGATACAATATAGCTTAggctatattgcggttctcaggaacacatACCACTTGTCCTTGCTAGATTTCAATTTCTGCTTAGAACTTCCTGACAACTGAATGACTGCGCGCTCCTGATTTCTGGTGCGTTTCCTCAAGAGTTTCCCCTTAGATTCCTCAATTTAGGCTAAAGAATTGGCTATAACAGTGAATGAGATGATTCTAAGTGTTTATACGGATAAAGGcataacaagagttaatacgggAAAGGCTATTATGAATGCAGGGACGGGTTTAAACTTCGGTTAATACTCAAGTTCAATATTAGGAATTCTATGGGATTTGGTACCGATTTCTGAATCTAGAGGCATGCATTTATAGTGCAACGGGTCCAATAAAGATAGACGTTTGAAGAGATTGAACATGATTGAAACTGCATATCCAACGcaagaaatttctagcgctagCCTGACCATCGCTGGAAATTAACAACGCTGGTAAGGATATGTCAGATGTGTTAGGATCTGAGTCAGTGACAGCTTATTCTAGAATTATATCTTTGTTGTGATTGGGTGAGAACCAAACTGTAGCGCCTCAAAAGAGTGGTGCCAGGGTTGGTGTGCTAGAAATCAAGGGTGCGTGTGTGCCATGCGCTAGAAGTATCAACGCTAGTAAATTCTATTCACGCGTTTTTCTGGATTCTTTCGGTTTTTTCCGAATTTTATCTCTTTCACGAGTTTATCTCTTCTATGATATTAGTTGGAGTGCAACTCTTATCTTTTCCAAGGGATTAATTCTAATGCAACGTAATCTCCTTGAATATATATCTTTTGCGGTTGATATACTTGGTAGATGTTTAACACGACATTTACTACAAATGGAAGTTGCTAAAAATATAAATGCAGATTCTGGGGTCGCTTCAGTCAGTCGTGGATGTTCGTTGCTTACTTAGGAAAACGTTGACAAGTAGTGTTGggtttcatcattgaacttaCCGCTTCTGGCCAAAGGTCAAACGTAGTCGTCTACATCGAGTTCACTCTCGGCACGGGTTTCTAGCAGTtagattttgtttatttaaataATAACATTTAGATGTAAGTTTCCATTTTTCTGGAACAAGTAATAAAATTAATAGTATAGACTTATGGTTGAAGTTACTATTTGATCGGGTCAATAACAAgtttcatcgagttacaatcggttttgagttgacatcgggtcggggGTTGAATCGGGTTTGGATCAATGTTGGGTTGGGTTAATTCGTTTTATCGGTCATCTTCAGGTCGGGTGTCAGGTTCGGGCTTGGATCATACAATACCAGTTCAAAATCTATTACGGTGTTATTGGGTTGTGTTACGGGTTTActattttaacaatattttcGAGTTTCGATCGGCTACAGATACGGTCGATTCAGATCGCGTCAATTTTTAACAGCTCTACGAAGTGCTTTTTAAGTGCTTTTTATTCGCATTTTAGGATACCTAATGAACTTTGTAAATAAGAGGGAGAGagccccgtcaaaaaaaaaaaaaaaaggaaaacaaaagacgGAGAGAGCTGAGCCGAGCCACGGGTATAAAATGCTAAGGACTGACTATTTGGCCTTCTGTCGACTCTCACTTTGCTTTCATTTTCGGGGTTTTAGGGTTTTTGCGATTCCCATCTCTTCtcattctttctctctcctccctccacCGTTGTATCAACCGCCATGACTGCTCAAACTCAAGAAGAGCTTCTCGCTGCCCTCGAACAACAGAAAATCGATGTATATACCTCCTCACTCTCTCTATTTATGGATTATATACATATTCATTTTATCTCTAAGTTTTTATTGAATCTGATTTATAAGTTTGCAATCCCATTTCTGGGTTTCATTTGCTATTGTATTCTAATTTGGATTTAATCTTTGTTAAATGTTTGGGATTTATTCTCTTACTTTCAAAATTTTGTTTGTTTCAATTGGTATATTGTTTGTTTTAGTTTAGTTGTGTTTTGGTTGGATCTTAGCTTTTATTTTGTCATGATTTGGGTTAGGATTAATGGATGTTTTAATATTGAAGAAATATGTTATTCTTTTTCTCAAATGAAATGAAGTTTTGGATGGATAAGGAGAAGTAAGATCTCATTGGCCAAGATTCAATTTTTTTCCATGAGTAACATTTAGAAAGTTGCTTGGACGCATTTGTTGTGATACCCCATCCGAATTTAGTTGTCGTATTATTAGTTCAAACTATAATATTGGTGTGACAATTGATTAacggatggagggagtattttacATGAATGTTTAGGGGGAAATGATGGTTTATTGCGTTGTTTTTTGTCCAACTACAGTGAGATACAATGTTCAGTTTTACATATGCCCCGATCGTTTATGCCAAACTTTTTGGAAGGGAGGTAGTAAATTTAGAAGTGATGTAGTGCATGCGTTTTTTTGGGAAAATGGAATGGATTTTACTTTTAGTTTGAGAGACAATATAAGTTGAATCATGTTGGAAGTCTGTGGAaccatttattatttaattcctAATTTCAGAAAATGGGATATCAAGAGTTTTGACGATTTGGGTTTTGTCCTGACTTTAAAGTAATTGGTTGATGTTTGCTGAGATAAGATGATAATTTGTGGGGTGTTAATATGTACAAAGGATCTTGTGAGTATAGAAGTGACTTGGAAGATGTTTGTGTAACTCATGCAAGATGTTTGTATCTGGCATTTATTAATTTCTGTAATGTTTTTGTTACTCTTTAGTGGTgaatgatgaattgatgattgtTACATAATCTGCTTTGTCTCGCAGGATGAACCCGTTGTTGAGGATgacgaggatgatgatgatgacgacgAGGATGACGATGATGACAAGGATGATGATGGTGAAGGTATGTGAAACGGAATTGATTGTTTCTAATGTTGCTGCAAATATGAGTTTTTGTCTTCCACTTAAGTTCAGTAGCAGCGCCTTTTAGGCCTGCCATATTTTGGTTTTGTAGTTTCTTTGGTTTCCTATCAGTTTATGTTGATTGATTTTGTACGATGTGAAGTGCATTTTATATGAATTTTTATTACCAACTTGATTGATTAAATTTTGTGGAACAGTCTTTTGTTATTCAACCGTGAGATATTTTCATGTAATGATTTATAGTGTCATCCAGAATTGTAAATTTAATCATTTTATAAGCAGTGTGTGTTCTTTGAACTGCTAATTGGCATTATAATTGAATACTCTGTATGAACTGTGGCTTGGGGAGGTGGGTCTATGTCAGTGCTTGAGACCATCTCAGGTAGAGTTTGCTTCATATGTTGTTGGTTAGTAATAAGTTGATGAGTTTTGTTTGTTGGTTTATAGGGGTACTTGATGCTAGCGGTAGGTCAAAACAAAGCAGAAGTGAAAAGAAGAGCCGAAAAGCTATGTTGAAGTTGGGGATGAAGCCTATCACTGGTGTGAGCAGAGTCACTGTGAAGAAGAGCAAGAACGTTAGTTTCTTTGCATTTGTTGTAGTCATTTTCAATTGTGTTGGTTACCTTTTTCTAATTATGATATCTCTGTATGGAATCAGATTTTGTTTGTCATCTCAAAGCCTGATGTGTTCAAGAGCCCAACATCAGATACATATGTTATCTTTGGTGAAGCAAAGATTGAAGATTTGAGCTCACAACTTCAAACTCAAGCGGCAGAGCAGTTCAAGGCTCCGGACTTGACCAATGTTATCTCCAAGCCTGAATCCTCTTCAATGGCTCAGGATGACGAGGATGTTGATGAGACCGGAGTGGAGCCTAAGGATATTGAGTTGGTTATGACACAAGCCGGAGTTCCAAGGGGCAAGGCAGTCAAGGCTCTCAAGGCTGCAGATGGAGATATTGTTTCTGCTATTATGGAACTGACCAATTGATAAACTGGCGTTCTTTATCTTTTTGTGTTGTTTTAGTTAGTCATTTAGTGCTTCCTGAAGCATTGTCTTGAAATTTGAGGAATTTTCAGAAGCTGTTTGTTTTCTTGCAGCTGTTGTACCAGTAAAACTTTTGAGAATATCTTATATGTGATGAAGCAAAGCACTTGTTTGATTGCCTGGTTCATATATTTCCAAGGAGTGgtttttctttcatttctttGGTTTCCTGTGCACAACTTACAACTTTGCAAGTCATCCAATTGAGAGACCAATATTAGTTAGTAACTTCAATTCAGCCGGGATTTGATGTGAAGAGGGACTAATACTAGTTGTTTCACTTGTAACAGATTGGGGGTTGAGCTGTTGAGGGGTAGCAATTTTGTTACCATAGGGTTGGATAGGTAACAAATGATGGTAATGGTAACCCTTAGGAGAGGTAATAGATTGCGATGCACGGCTCTTTACTACTAATCAAATTTAACATTTATTTTTCTAATCAAAATAAACTTTTTTAGATTCGTACGTATCATTTTATCTTTTAGCTCGATCTTAATATCGAGTATATAGTATATCTTCTCATAAAATGTTACGGGATAAATAGCATATCTTATTCGATCCTAACcaattttttaattcttttatCATTACAAAGATTAATAGAAGAGATTTGTAGTAGTCCTTTTGATCTTAAGTTCAATAGAATATCTAATCTTTTTCTTAATCAATAACATTGTTCAATTTACCTCACATTAATAGGTATTGGtacatttaatttaatttaatttaatttatataataCTTCGTATGTTTTACCTGCTCATAATTCAAGTACTgcataaataataaaattatattttcttaattttggaATCATTATTATTTGGatgtatttgaagggaattataATTGTTGCTCACTTGGCTTAGCATGGATTTCAACTTTTTTTTCCAGCATTCGTATGTTGTAGTCAGCTTGAAGCACTACTAACTGATGAGTCatatatataaatgtaaaataattaataacgaTTAAGAAATAAGAATGGGTAATTAATTTCTTGCATAATAATTAACGTTAATTACTGACAacctaaagtcgtatcacctagtcaaagataaacctaaaatcactagctaaataacaagggaagtcaggatcgaatccacagggaaacaacgtTCTCTCTACTACTAAATAtaaggtctagactattgggaaacaaggatatggattgatttgtattagaactaaaacaataataaaagcggaataaatcagatattaaaaggtccagggcataggttcaccaatgaacaacaatccaggatgataaacaatattaataatcaataaaacagttaattagactagcatgctctctcgaattgatactaatcatagacttagaattaacgggctctcgctacgtattaatcccaattctacctattggaacaagcctaaacatcaaattgcatatctcgaatcttaacttgatattgctagactaatacaattagacCTGCACAAATCTAATCGCAAAGTAAATGGaagcaatcaataggaattaacagctaataccaacaatcaacaataattaatcatcccttcatattggTTCATGGTTTCGCAAAACCCTAGAATAGAACTACTCATGCATAATTGAAATAACTAAAGCAAACATAttaattgaaaacataattcaaatagAATAATAAAGCAAAGAAAGAATTAATACCCGAAGGAATGAagaatgaataatgaaagcttggaactttgattaaaataaactaagtgtttgataaTAATTCAAGAGAATAAGAAAACAAGtgctaaaataaaactaagtgtttaaaaCTAGGAAAATAAGATGTTTAAACAAAATGactaagggctatatttatagtcttgcccaTAAAACCAAACAAAACCGTAAATAAACTAAGAGAAAAAGCGCTGGAGGTTGTCGtcacccgatcgggcgaactGCTCGAAAACAagtcgatcgggcgaaattccgcccaaTCGGGCGGATGAGAAAATCTTCACAATGCCTGCAGGATGGGCGCCCGATGGGCaccgggcgaagcccgcccgatcgggagcGTGCTGAAACATATAATTACTCCTTTTGCTCGCCCGATTTTCTCCATTCGCCCACTCATCGTAGGGAGATCAGCCAAATGCACCATTCTTCACTTATAGCGCCAAGTCCAACTCTCGGGGCTCAATCATAGACATCCTAGGCTCCCAAGGGTCGACCATGAGCATCCCGAACCTATCCGAGAACCGTGTAGTGGCCCATATCATCACGAAACGACCCTAAAAGGCCAATTTCTCATTAAAcgaacctgaaactcaaggcacactcataACAcaaattagtactaaaaatggctcctaagagctcatttaacacagaaaagtattaagggacgggggtaaaaactctatataaaatgcacatatcaaactcccccaagctaaacctttgcttgtccctaagcaaagagaATCAATGAGATATAAACGATTAACTCACCCCCAAATCAATGTAAAATGATGGACGATAAAACCAAGGATCAAATCAAGGCAATCAAATATCATGATCAAAATCTCTAGTCTCCACATTCACACATCAACCTGTACAAAGTTCAAGCAAGGCTCACAAGGCATACATATAAAATCAAGATTGGGCCTCACCAAGTGAATCACTCCTCTCGTTATGTGGCGGGCTAAGTGAACCAAATGTGACCCGTTCactcacttttccattatgaACATGCATGCTATCAAATGAGCAGTAGCCCCTCCCAACTCACAACACTAGTGTGTTTGAAGGTTCTCTTAAACACTCAACCTACGCCGGAGTCGGTTCGAAATGCGCATATACTCTTTGGCCCTTGATAAACGACTATTTTCAACCTATTGTTATACACACATTGCACGATGATAAAAAAAGGTCTTTATATAGGCTTGTAATGTTGGTCGGGTATAAACAAGGGGTAAGGAATATTCTGGATATGTGAGGGTATAAAGTCTAACTCGGGGAGCAAAAACAACCAATATTACCAATGAAACCATCTCCGTAAACTATAACTCATCAATAGCCAAAATATAACTATAGGGGAAGAAGTAACCAACAAATTTTGAAGTACGAACCAACTTCTACCCTTTTCCTTGCTTttctaaactacaaaaatgaatgacatattttcttttgattttttttttggactaTATAACGACGAAAATGAAGAACTAGATATGTACAAACTATAATACCCATAATCACAAACTTTAGGTGCCAACTGATAATTACACCTCTTCCTTGCTAACTTCCCATATAACACAGATGCACAACCTTGAGTAACCTAGGCCTATAAAGCCAAccatctcaaaaaaaaaaatcgataccAACAGAtgatagctcccccaagctagacttgggataagtaaccaacggggaTAATAAGGGctattttgtggagttaaatgAAAGAATGGTCAAGGCTAAGCATGGGAAAGAAAAAgcaggaacaaatgtatctaagaTCGCCTGAAAGCTTCCTAAAGAATGGCCTTTTATCATGCGCAAAGTACAAGTGTGTTAAGCATACTAATAGTCGAAAATCAAAAACTCAGATCAATGCAACACCAGGAATTAAGCACTCAGAAGAATCAAGGCTAAAAACCTCACAGCTAACCACAATTCAGCAATATACATATGAAAAGTGGGACAGAGTTGACCTTTAACAAGAGTCAATGTAACTGTAGTTCATATAAAAAACAATCAATCCATGATGCTCACCTGTCTTATCACCTTgaaatcaaataataatttcGAACCAAAGGGGCACATGGAGTTAATTATCTCAATCTCATTGATCaacacgtatttttgtatttttttttcaaagcggTAAATCTAACCTataaagcaataaacacaccaaagcaataaaaatagaaaagaaagcaTACCTAATATATACAAGGaagtgaaacacccccccaagctaaatcagacaatgtcctcattggctcaaggggtaccgaaccatcatcatcatcatcatcatcatcactgaTGGCCCTGGCCATCATCATCCACATCATCTCCACGTCCACCGTGACCGCTAGGGCCCTCTCCATACCCACCATAGTAGTGAGTGGGTGTGGAGGTACCCATGGCACCAGGAAcaccatatccctccgcgggatagctGAACCAAGAAGGGTGCTGAGCCTCTTGAGGCACATAGCTCTGCCTGGCGAAATGATCGTATATGGGGAACATAGCTCACTGGTGATCACTCTCAAAGTGATCGAATCTGATCTCGAGCCTATCCAGACGCTCCTCAATAGAGATTTGCTCACCCTCT encodes:
- the LOC110783790 gene encoding nascent polypeptide-associated complex subunit alpha-like protein 1, whose translation is MTAQTQEELLAALEQQKIDDEPVVEDDEDDDDDDEDDDDDKDDDGEGVLDASGRSKQSRSEKKSRKAMLKLGMKPITGVSRVTVKKSKNILFVISKPDVFKSPTSDTYVIFGEAKIEDLSSQLQTQAAEQFKAPDLTNVISKPESSSMAQDDEDVDETGVEPKDIELVMTQAGVPRGKAVKALKAADGDIVSAIMELTN